The DNA sequence ATCACTTTAGAGTCAAACAGACAGGTAGTGACTTTTATTTTACCTACAGTTCTTCATTGACTTCCAGTGTCATTCATTGGACATAAaaccaactttttttatttttcaaatccaGCCCAGTCATTTTATTTCGACACTTAAACCATCACACGCATTTTTtacaaagaaaaatgatttcCGGATCAAGAACATTATaatattgtctttatttttgtatcACCTTCTTGTCTTCTTCTGCAATACATAATGCATGTACTGTATGCCGTCACTTATTTATCTCTTTTGCAACCCTCAAAACTGCTCGGAAATTGCTTGGATTAATAATTCCTATGACAAAAATGCAACACACGCatgagttattattatttgtttttctttttttttttttttttttttttcatatgactgtatttatttgtaacaTTTCTACAAGATGACAAACTGTTGTTATAAGGatatcatttgaaaataaaaatgacagaacTGCTTGCTGAAAATAATTGATGACCAGATGAATACTAAATTAACTATCAACATCTGGGTGTTACATCCAACTAGAGAGGTATATTATTGTCGAGGTTACAGTTTCAACATTGAAAATGTCCTCCTTCACTCGACAACACCGTAGacacactgtttttttaaagtgtaagCAACATTCCATCACTCACCAATTCCCCTCCAAatgactttttctgtttttgaaaattaaaaaaaaaatctaaattagattgagtttcatattttatttttgtaatttgtGGACGCACTCACAGGCCTCTCAactttcagttaaatatatGACTCGTAACAGCACTCAATAGAAAACTGTATATATCGGTACATGAAATATTTGAGAtgagcacagacagacaaaatgaCTTAATTTCTACAAATAACTATACAAAAGAGTTCAGTAATTGTTGCCTTCAGGAGGCGATTCTGAGTCTGGGGGCATCAGGTGTTGGCGACTCTTTCGTGACATCCAGACCCTGATACTCGTCGATCAGGGCGGTGAGTGATTCCATGGCCTCAGAAAAGTAGCTCTGATCCATGCCGTCAACATGCAGGTAGTGATGCAAGTGAGCCTGAAAGGTCAGCAAACAATCACGATTTCCaagcaaactttaaaaacgGCTAAATACGACTAATGTTGTTCAACTTTATCTTTTGTTTGCTGCTTTCAACTAAGAACCCATTCTTTCTATAGAGAgagaatctttttttaaacaacatgtTGTACGTAAGACTTGTTTtaatataaatgtttaaaactttaaaTACTATTATTTCATAGGACAGCAAACAAAAGTGATTTGCTTCATTCCAATATAAATGTTTGCACAACTCTATCAGCCAACTTGGAGAATGTGGAAACCGGGTGACTAAGTAAACAGCCAAGTACGATGCTGGTTTATAAAAAAGTACCTTCTTCCTGTAGAGCCTGGAGAAGCGCTCTCTCAGCTCGATGAATGTGGGCTTCACACACGTGTTGTTGGCCAGAGCCAGCAGAGAGTGGGAGTGACCCACTGGAGGCACCGAGCACAACCCTGTCTTCCAACCCTCCTGGTTCCAGGACACAAATGGCAGCGAAGGCCTCAGTCTGGAGAAGGAATGCAGTTTCAGAAAACTTCAACTTCAGACTGTACTTACATTGGTCGCAAACAATCagtcaaataaaatcaatataaaaGCACCACACACTGTTACACCTCTTTGCAGTATCTTCATGATTAAGTGAGTAAGTGAGTCTCTGACCTCTCGATGTTCCTGCAGAGATCCGACACATGCACGTTCCCTCTCACCATCAGAGCACAGGCCAGGTAAAGGCTGCGCTTTGGGTCGGCTCGTATCAACTGATGGTCTTTACTGAAGGCATCGCTGAACATCTGGTCCAAGCTACAGTGCATATGAAGAACACACAGGCTCAGAATGCAAATCCCAACAGCCACACACGTCATTTATCAGAATGTTCTGTGTATGACAAGCCTGGCACACACTCCAGGTACAGTCCGGTCAGGGTGAGGGGCAATATTTTCCAGGCCTTTATTTGCTCAGGGAGGTCCTGCTGAGCGAGAGAGATATTTTAACCTGCACTAGTGTGAGGCGCAGTGCGCTCACATCCATCGACATCATCATGGGTGTTAGCCAGTTAAACCACAGAGCCGCCACACAAGGACACTTTCATTGCTGCAGTGGGGGGAAGGGGCCGTTTTCCTGTCACACATACTGCTGcaaattattttcaaatattaatCACCAAAGccaatgttttcatgaaaaacacactgatattcatttcattttgagccTCCACCTCATCTTTGTGACATGCCGATAATAAATGTAATGCTCAACACTAATGTATTATCCTGAGCCTTGTCAATGAGGGAGAAGACAACTAACCTTCTTGCTGCCCGGCTCTGAGGGAGTGCAACTTTGCTATGCTAACTTGAAAGACAAACCTTCGAGTGAGGACGCCCACATCAGCCAGGGTGTAGAGCGGGGTGAGACTGGACACCAGGTAGTGCAGACGAGGGAACGGGACCAGGTTCATGGCGATTTCGTTCAAGTCCATGTTCAGGCTTCCGTCAAATCGAGCCGAGCTGCAACAGAGTCTTGGTGGTTATTTAAGCTGAAGTATTATTGCATGTATTTCTGTTTACAAGATCCAGCCacctcaaaaaaagaaaaaaaaaatccaaggtAAATTCCCCAGTTGTCTCACGTATTACCAGCAACTTAATCtgacatgttgttgttgttattttcaaTAGTGTGACATGAGATATGTTTTTGAGGTTTTAGTTGCGGTAGTTATTTGGTTTGTAGATGCTGACTGATTGTTGTGCTTAGACATTCGCTCAGAACATACGATCAAATCATTGATACAAATAATCTTTTCATATGGCTGTGATGACAAAACATGGATTTAACAATGTTTTGGAGGTTTCCTAGtgcatttgtttcttcttcacgTCTCTCATGCATGTCTTAATGGAAGGCCAAAGTGCTACTGCCATCAGGTGTTCGTTTGAGCTCATTACACTCAGAATATTAAACatggaatatatatatgttttaaaacAAGAAGGACAATGATTTAGTGCAAAAACAAATCCTGGTGTGGAAACAAATGAGTGTTTTTCAAGCAAGATTTGGTGCAATATAAATCTTGTCAAATTCCATTAGCTGTTTTTGTGCCTTGAGATACAGGTCACAACATAGTGCTGCTTTGTCAAGAAAAAGAACTATCTGTATGAAAGTGTTTTCGAAAACGAATTATTGTTTCTACTaattcactgttgtgtttggcTACTTCAGTAACCAATTCGCGTCAGCGTTTGAGCACACTACCCCCCCTTGCGGTCAATTGTAGCAACTCACCCTCAACATGAATCTGACAGAATGCAGAAACACACCTGGTGATACTCAGCAGCAAGTTGGCGACAATGTTGTTCATGGCATCAAATGGTTTCTCTGCTCCTCCGTGACTGGATATGATGGTGCTGTCCTTCTTGATTGCCAGACTGGGCTTCCCACTAGTCGACATGTGCTGGATCTTGTTCACAATCTCCACCAGAGACTGATCAGCAGAGGGTCAAGGAAGCCATCCATCAGATCACACTTTAAACTTAGATCGACTCTGCACATCACCACTCTTAAAGGTCATTATAAATGATATGCTTTTTTTTGCCCTCATATAAT is a window from the Synchiropus splendidus isolate RoL2022-P1 chromosome 17, RoL_Sspl_1.0, whole genome shotgun sequence genome containing:
- the tube1 gene encoding tubulin epsilon chain, translating into MTQSVVVQVGQCGNQVGCRFWDLALREHASVNKKGVYDEPLSSFFRNVDLRSSSGRSCAVGGRIQHLKARAVLVDMEEGVVNEILHGPLRDVFDSTQLLTDVSGSGNNWAVGHLTYGSTYREQIVDKLRKAAEQCDCLQCFFLVHSMGGGTGSGLGTKVLSLLEEEFPDVCRIVTSIYPSVEDDVITSPYNSVLAMRELTDHADCVLPVENQSLVEIVNKIQHMSTSGKPSLAIKKDSTIISSHGGAEKPFDAMNNIVANLLLSITSSARFDGSLNMDLNEIAMNLVPFPRLHYLVSSLTPLYTLADVGVLTRSLDQMFSDAFSKDHQLIRADPKRSLYLACALMVRGNVHVSDLCRNIERLRPSLPFVSWNQEGWKTGLCSVPPVGHSHSLLALANNTCVKPTFIELRERFSRLYRKKAHLHHYLHVDGMDQSYFSEAMESLTALIDEYQGLDVTKESPTPDAPRLRIAS